CGGGTGCCAGGTATAGACAAAGTCGACCTCCCGAAACACCCCGGCTCTGGCCATAAACTGCTTAGAGCCGGCGCCCTCCTCTGCCGGGCAGCCAAAGAAATAAACCGTTCCGCTCTGCGGATGCGCGCTGAGGTACTGCTTAACCGCGATGGCAGCGCCCATAGCAGCGGCTCCCAGCGCGTTGTGACCGCAGCCATGCCCCGGCTGGCCGGCCACCAGCGGACTGCGCCGCGGAATTCCCGCTGCCTGGCTCAAACCATCCAGCGCATCGTATTCACCGAGAAAACCAAAAATCGGTTTGCCGCTGCCGAATTTTGCCGTGAAGGCCGTCGGCATGGCGGCCACTCCCCGCTCGATGCTGAAACCTTCGCTTGCCAAGACATCGCTCAACAATTTTGCCGATTGAAATTCTGCGTAGGGCAGCTCGGCATATTGCCAGATCCGGTCGCTGACTCCCAAAATGAGATCCCGCTTTTCTGCCAAGACCCGATTGATGAAATCTAGTTGCATTTTAAAATCCATTCCTTTCGCAGTGCTCAAGGCACAAATAGAGAGGAAAAGGATGCAAACAGTTCCTTTTCACACTACCCGTCACCCCGCTTGTTATTGTAAGATTTTGCTGAGAAATTCGATGGTTCTGGCCTGCTGCGGATTGCCAAACAGCTGTGCAGGCGTGCCCTGCTCCTGAATTATCCCATCCGCCATAAAGAGAACTCGGTCGCTCACTTCCTTTGCAAACCTGATTTCATGCGTCACGATGACGATGGTCATCCCGGAGTGCGCCAAATCCCTGATTACATCCAAAACTTCTTTCACCATTTCCGGGTCCAGAGCGCTGGTTGGCTCGTCAAACAGCATCACTTTGGGTTCCATGGCCAAGGCCCTGACAATGGCCAACCTTTGCTTCTGACCGCCGGAGAGTTTAGTAGGATATTCGTCTTTCTTCTCCAATAATCCTACCCGCTCTAAAAGTTCACAGGCTCGCTGCTCCGCCGCCTGTTTTGTCATCTTCTTTACCAGGATTGGCGCCAGGCTAATATTCTGTAAAACAGTCAAATGCGGAAAGACATGAAAGAGCTGAAAAACCATACCGATTTTCTGTCGATGCTGATCCAGATTGGTATTTTTCTGCGTCAGATCGAAGCCCTCAAAATAGACTTTACCGGCGCTGACGCTTTCCAATAAGTTCAGGCAGCGCAAGAAGGTGCTTTTACCGCCACCGGAGGGTCCGATGATCGAAACGACTTCCCCTTCGTAAATTGTCTCTGAGATATTTTGCAGCACACGCAATTTGCCAAACGATTTCGACAGATTTTCCACACGGATCAAGGCGTTATCCTTCATCACAACGCAAACTCCTTTCATAGAACTGCAGCCCTCTGGCCAGCATGCTTGTCAGCAGGAAATAAATCACGCCGGCAATCAGCAGGGAGGGAATCGCTAAAAACGTCGCCGCCTGCACCGTTTTATAAGAGGTCGTCAGCTCCTGAATAAAAAATACCGAGGCCAGCGAGGTTTGTTTCACCATCGAGATGTACTCGTTGCCCAAAGCCGGCAGAATGTTTTTGATGGCCTGCGGCAAGATGATCTGTTTCATCGTATGATAAGCCGAAAGTCCCAAACTCCTGGCAGCCTCAGCCTGACCCTGATCCACCGCCTGGATGCCGGCGCGGATCACCTCGGCGATATAGGCGCTGGCGTTGACAATCAGGGCAATCACGATGCAGGCCGTATCACCGATCCGCACCGGCAGCAGTTTTGGCAGCACCAGCCAAAAGAAATAGAGCTGCAAAAGAATGGGCGTGCCGCGGATCAGACTGATATAGACGGTTGTGAACGCATCCAGGACTTTTTGCTGCGATAATTTCATCAGCGCAATCAAAGCACCCAGGACGCTGGCCGCCGCTACGGTCACGGCAGCCAGCCAAATAGTACCCCATAACCCAAAAAGATAGACATAACCGTATTTTTGCCAAAGCAGGATCACCGTTTGCAGCATGATTCGCACCCGCACTTTCTCATTCGGTTTATAAGCCTAATTTTTTGGCATACTCCGTATACTGCCGATACCATTCGTCGTATTGACCGGAGCTGACTACTTGATCGATGATCTGATTGATGTGGTCGGCCAATTCCGTTTCACCCAAAGGCATGCCGATTCTGCTGCCATCCAACTCCGGATCAACAAAAAAGGTGAAATTTTCAACAATCGCTAAGCCGCTGCCCGGGTTGGCATCGATATACAATTGCGCCATGGCTTTCGAGACAACACAGGCATCCGCTTTCTTCTCCTGCACCATTAAAATCCCATCCGTAGTGGCGGAAACCCGCTTCAATTCTTTCAGCTTCGGGATTTGTTCATTGGCAAACACTTCCTGCAGCGAACCGCTTTGCACAACCACGGTGGCATTGGCCAAATCTTCGGCTGATTGAATTTTGTCCTGAGCCTCTTGCCTGATCAACAAACCATTGCCCGGCGTATCTTTGGCAAAATAATAACCCTTAGACAGCAGCATGGCCGACGCCCGAGCCGGCGTATAGGCTAAGGCCGAGATCGCCAGGTCATACTTGCCTTCTGTGATGCTGCTTAGAACGGCCGAAAATTCCAAGGGGATAATTCTCAGCTCCACCCCCAATTGCTCGGCGATATATTTGGCTAATTCGATATCGCTGCCCACATATTTCTCGTTACCGCTTTTGCTGGGGTCGATAAATTCATTCGGCGCAAAATAAGGTTCTGTCACCACCTCCAAATAGCCCCGGTCCAGAATTGCCTGTAAGCGATTCTGCGCTTTGGCGGCATTCGCCGCTGGTTTGGCATTGCAGCCACCAATCAAAACCAGAACAACAGAAAGTAAGACTGCGAAAACCCATTTGAAACTCTTTTTCATTACAACTTCCTCCTTCATTTTTGATCAAATCCAATTCTCATAAAGCAGCATACTTTCTGTGGAGGATAAAAAAATCGCCCTCTAGCTTACCGCTAGAGGGCGAGAATATTTCATCACGTGGTTCCACCTCAATTTATTGATGCTTCGCAGCATCAACCTCAAAAAGTACTAACATACTTCTGCACTATAACGGGTGCGAGTTCCCGGATCCAACTACTCCCAAAATGGTTTCATCGATCAGCTCAAAGACGTGTTCACAGCGGTCTATTTATGTACTTTCACCAAACGTACACTCTCTGAAAAATAAAACCGCAGCTACTATTTCTTGTCAAAGCTGTTATCTGTTTATTAGTTGCAGATCATAGCACGATGTTTTCCCGTTGTAAAGACGTAAGACGATAAATTCTGAATCACTTGGATTACGACACAATTGATTGCAGCAACACTGCTGCGATTTTTTACCAAATCGGTCTTTACTTCTGCTGCTATAATCTATACTGCTGATCCTGCTGCCTTGCCGGAGTTATTAAGTTTACGCATAGGCTTTTATTAAGCTCTAACTCTTCTTGACGGGTTCCTTTACGGCAGAAAGACCGGCCAAATAGCCAAACGTCATCGCCGGGCCAATGGTACTGCCCGCTCCCCAATAGGCATTGGCGGTGGGAGAAGCAATACAATTGCCGGCGCCATAAAGCCCCGGAATCGGATTGTTATGCACATCCAAAACCTGCGCGTGATCATTGATGATGGGTCCGCCATTCGTATCCAGCGTTCCCGCTGCCAAAATGACCGCATAATAGGGTCCCTCTGCACTCAGCGGATACATCGTATAATTTTTGCTGCCTTTGGGTGGCCACTCCACGCCGGGGA
The window above is part of the Negativicutes bacterium genome. Proteins encoded here:
- a CDS encoding transporter substrate-binding domain-containing protein gives rise to the protein MKKSFKWVFAVLLSVVLVLIGGCNAKPAANAAKAQNRLQAILDRGYLEVVTEPYFAPNEFIDPSKSGNEKYVGSDIELAKYIAEQLGVELRIIPLEFSAVLSSITEGKYDLAISALAYTPARASAMLLSKGYYFAKDTPGNGLLIRQEAQDKIQSAEDLANATVVVQSGSLQEVFANEQIPKLKELKRVSATTDGILMVQEKKADACVVSKAMAQLYIDANPGSGLAIVENFTFFVDPELDGSRIGMPLGETELADHINQIIDQVVSSGQYDEWYRQYTEYAKKLGL
- a CDS encoding amino acid ABC transporter ATP-binding protein, giving the protein MIRVENLSKSFGKLRVLQNISETIYEGEVVSIIGPSGGGKSTFLRCLNLLESVSAGKVYFEGFDLTQKNTNLDQHRQKIGMVFQLFHVFPHLTVLQNISLAPILVKKMTKQAAEQRACELLERVGLLEKKDEYPTKLSGGQKQRLAIVRALAMEPKVMLFDEPTSALDPEMVKEVLDVIRDLAHSGMTIVIVTHEIRFAKEVSDRVLFMADGIIQEQGTPAQLFGNPQQARTIEFLSKILQ
- a CDS encoding amino acid ABC transporter permease, which gives rise to MLQTVILLWQKYGYVYLFGLWGTIWLAAVTVAAASVLGALIALMKLSQQKVLDAFTTVYISLIRGTPILLQLYFFWLVLPKLLPVRIGDTACIVIALIVNASAYIAEVIRAGIQAVDQGQAEAARSLGLSAYHTMKQIILPQAIKNILPALGNEYISMVKQTSLASVFFIQELTTSYKTVQAATFLAIPSLLIAGVIYFLLTSMLARGLQFYERSLRCDEG